The genomic window ACCGCGAAGCTCGTCGAGCCGATGACCGTGGACGCCCTGAAAACGGACGCCCAGGGGCAGCCGGTCAAGGATGAGAAAGGGAACCCGGTCACGGAAAAACAGGTCGTGGAGTCGCAGACCATCGTGCAGGGGCCGATGGCCTCGCAGGTGGCGATCAAGATGCTGGGAACCAACGGGGGGGGATACACCAACGCCAATGCCGCCCACCCGTACGAGAACCCGACGCCCCTGTCCAATTTCCTCCAGATCTTCTCGATCTTCCTGATCCCGAGCGGCCTCACCTATTACTTGGGACGCATGGTGAAGAACCAGAAGCACGGCTGGTCGGTGTGGAGCGCGATGGCCGTCCTGTTCCTGGCCGGCGTCCTCCTCTGCTGGTGGGCGGAAGGAGCGGGAAATCCCCGGCTGCACGCGCTGGGGGTGGATTCGGCCTACGGGAACATGGAGGGGAAGGAGGTCCGCTTCGGGATCTTTTCATCCGCCCTGTTCGCCACCGTGACCACGGACGCCTCCTGCGGCGCAGTGAACGCGATGCACGACTCCCTGACGCCGCTGGGCGGGATGGTCCCGCTGATCAACATGCACTTGGGGGAGGTGGTCTTCGGAGGCGTGGGCGCGGGTCTCTACGGCATGCTGGTCTTCGTGATCCTGACCGTGTTTCTTGCGGGGCTGATGGTGGGCCGGACGCCGGAATACCTGGGGAAGAAGATCGAGTCGTACGACGTGAAGGTGAGCGCGCTTGCCGTGCTGATCCTCATCTTCGACATCATGGCCTTCACGGCGTGGGCGGTGGTCAGCCAATGGGGCCTCGCCGGCCTGAACAACGCGGGCCCGCACGGGTTCAGCGAGATCCTGTACGCCTTCTCCTCCGGCACGGGCAACAACGGAAGCGCCTTCGCGGGACTCACCGCCAACACCTACTGGTACAACACGACCCTGGCCCTCGCCATGATGATCGGCCGGTTCTTCTTCATCGTGCCCGTCCTCGCACTGGCCGGGAACCTGGCGAAGAAGAAGATCGTCCCGGAGAGCGGCGGAAGCTTCCCGGTCTCGGGCGTGACGTTCGTCCTCCTGCTGGTGGGCACGGTCCTGATCGTCGGCGTCCTGTCGTTTTTCCCGGCGCTTTCCGTGGGGCCCATTGTCGAGCATTTCCTGATGGTCCATTCCAACGTGGTCTTCTAGAGAGGAAATCCTCCATGGCTGCCAAGAAGCATTCCTTGTTCGAGCCCGAAATCCTCCGGCAGGCCGCCGCCGCGTCGTTTTCCAAGCTGCACCCGCGGTCGCTGATGAAAAACCCCGTGATGTTCGTCACCGAAGTGGGGGCGTTCCTCACGACCGTCTCGCTCTTCTTCCGGACGGCGAACGAGCCGCTGGGCTTCGGTCTTCAGGTGGCCATCTGGCTCTGGTTCACCGTGCTGTTCGCCAACTTTGCCGAGGCCATGGCCGAGGGGCGGGGCAAGGCGCAGGCCGACGCCCTGCGGAAGACGCGCACCCAGACGATGGCGAACCTGCTTCGAAAGGACGGCTCGCTGGAAACTGTCCCTGCGGAACAACTGAGAAAAGAAGATGTCGTGATCGTGAGCGCCGGGGAAGTCATCCCCGGCGACGGGACGGTGATCGAAGGGGTGGCCTCCGTGGACGAATCCGCCATCACGGGGGAATCCGCGCCCGTGATCCGCGAGGCGGGCGGCGACCGCAGCGCCGTCACGGGGGGAACGCGCGTCCTGTCGGACCGGATCAAGGTCCTCGTCACCGCGAACCCGGGCGAGAGTTTCCTGGATCGAATGATCCACCTGGTGGAAGGCGCGGAGCGCCAGAAGACGCCGAACGAGATCGCCCTGACGATCCTCCTGTCGGCGCTGACGATCATCTTCCTGGTCGTGGTCATGACCCTGAAGTTCTTCGGGATCTATTCGGGCGTTCTCTTCTCCGTCACCGTCTTGGTGGCGCTGCTCGTCTGCCTCATCCCCACCACCATCGGGGGCCTGCTCTCCGCCATCGGGATCGCCGGGATCGACCGGCTCGTCCAGAAGAACGTCCTCGCCATGAGCGGGCGCGCGGTGGAGGCGGCGGGGGACGTCAACGTCCTGCTCCTCGACAAAACGGGGACGATCACGCTGGGCGACCGGCAGGCGACGGAATTCCTGCCGGCGAAAGGGGTGCGCATCGAGGAGCTGGCGGACGCCGCCCAGCTCGGCTCGCTGGCGGATGAGACCCCGGAAGGGCGCAGCATCGTCGTCCTGGCGAAACAGTTCGGCCTCCGGGGGAGGAACCTCTCGGAGATGCCAAACGCCCATTTCATCGCCTTCTCGGCGCAGACGCGGATGAGCGGCGTGGATGTGGACGGGAGGAAGATCCGCAAGGGGGCGGCGGACGCCGTCAAGAACTTCGCCGGGGGCCGGTTCCCCGCGGAAGTGGAGGACTCGATCACCCGCGTTTCCTTCCAGGGCGGGACCCCCTTGGTCGTCGCGGACAACGCCCGGATCCTCGGCACGGTGTACCTGAAGGACATCGTCAAGGGGGGCCTGCGCGACCGGTTCGAGCGGTTCCGGGCGATGGGGATCAAGACGGTGATGATCACCGGGGACAACCCCCTCACGGCCGCGGCGATCGCCCGCGAGGCGGGAGTGGACGACTTCCTCGCGGAGGCGACGCCGGAGGACAAGCTGGCGCTCATCCGGAAGGAGCAGGCGGCCGGCTACCTCGTGGCCATGACGGGGGACGGCACCAACGACGCCCCCGCCCTGGCCCAGGCCGACGTGGGGGTGGCGATGAACACGGGGACCCAAGCCGCCAAGGAAGCGGGGAACATGGTGGACCTGGACTCCAACCCCACCAAGCTCATCGAGATCGTGGAGATCGGCAAGCAGATGCTCATGACGCGGGGGGCGCTCACCACCTTCAGCATCGCAAACGACGTGGCGAAATATTTCGCCATCCTCCCTGCCATGCTCATCGGCGTGTTCCCGGTGATCGGACCGCTGAACATCATGCGGCTTTCTTCCCCGCAGAGCGCGATTTTAAGCGCCGTCATCTTCAACGCCCTCATCATCGTCGCGCTCATCCCCCTCGCCCTCCGCGGGGTACATTTCCGGCCGCTGGGCGCCGGTGCGCTCCTGCGCCGCAACCTCTTGATCTACGGGCTGGGCGGCGTGCTCCTCCCCTTCCCGGGGATCAAGATCATCGACATCGCAGTGAACATGTTCCATCTTGTGTAAGGAGGAGGACCCATGAAGGACCTTGTCGCGGAGCTCCGCGCATCGATCGCCGCCACGCTGCTGCTGGCGGTCCTGTGCTGCGGCATCTACCCGGCGGTCGTCTGGGCCGTCGGCCAGGGACTGTTTTCCGGCAAAGCCAACGGCTCCCTGGTCAAGGTGGACAGGAAGGTCGTGGGATCCTCCCTCCTGGCCCAGGGGTTCACCGCTCCGAAGTATTTCCACTCCCGGCCGTCGGCGGCGGGGCAGGGGTACGACGCGGCCAATTCCGGGGGCACGAACCTCGGACCGACATCGAAAAAGCTGATCGAGGACGTGAAGCGAAGGGTCGCAGACTACCGGGCGGAAAACGGCCTGCCCCCGGATGCGCGTGTGCCGGCCGACGCGGTGACGTCCTCGGCGAGCGGGCTGGATCCGCACATCAGCGTCCGGAATGCCGCGCTCCAGGCGGATCGTGTCGCCGCGGCCCGCGGGTTGACGAAAGAGGACGTGTTGAAGAAGGTGCGGACCCACACGGAAGGCCGGACCCTTTGGATTTTCGGAGAGCTCCGGGTGAACGTGCTGATGCTGAACCTCGACCTGGACGGTAAGATGTAACCGGTATGCCGGAAGAGCGGGCCGACACCTTCCTCCGACTGATCCGCCGCGCGGGGCGCGGACGGCTGAAGGTCTACCTCGGGTACGGCGCCGGCGTCGGGAAGACGTACCAGATGCTCCTGGAAGGGCACCGCCTCAAGGACGAGGGGATCGACGTCGTCGTCGGGCTGGTGGAGACCCATGGCCGGGCGGAGACCGCGAAGCTGATCGAGGGGCTCGAGGTCGTCCCGCGCCGCCGCCAGGAGTATCGGGGCGTGGTCCTCGAGGAGATGGACCTCGACGCCGTCCT from bacterium includes these protein-coding regions:
- the kdpB gene encoding potassium-transporting ATPase subunit KdpB gives rise to the protein MAAKKHSLFEPEILRQAAAASFSKLHPRSLMKNPVMFVTEVGAFLTTVSLFFRTANEPLGFGLQVAIWLWFTVLFANFAEAMAEGRGKAQADALRKTRTQTMANLLRKDGSLETVPAEQLRKEDVVIVSAGEVIPGDGTVIEGVASVDESAITGESAPVIREAGGDRSAVTGGTRVLSDRIKVLVTANPGESFLDRMIHLVEGAERQKTPNEIALTILLSALTIIFLVVVMTLKFFGIYSGVLFSVTVLVALLVCLIPTTIGGLLSAIGIAGIDRLVQKNVLAMSGRAVEAAGDVNVLLLDKTGTITLGDRQATEFLPAKGVRIEELADAAQLGSLADETPEGRSIVVLAKQFGLRGRNLSEMPNAHFIAFSAQTRMSGVDVDGRKIRKGAADAVKNFAGGRFPAEVEDSITRVSFQGGTPLVVADNARILGTVYLKDIVKGGLRDRFERFRAMGIKTVMITGDNPLTAAAIAREAGVDDFLAEATPEDKLALIRKEQAAGYLVAMTGDGTNDAPALAQADVGVAMNTGTQAAKEAGNMVDLDSNPTKLIEIVEIGKQMLMTRGALTTFSIANDVAKYFAILPAMLIGVFPVIGPLNIMRLSSPQSAILSAVIFNALIIVALIPLALRGVHFRPLGAGALLRRNLLIYGLGGVLLPFPGIKIIDIAVNMFHLV
- the kdpA gene encoding potassium-transporting ATPase subunit KdpA, translating into MDLYGWIQLALFLGLLLLATRPMGVYLYRVLDPQGKTFLDPVLKPAERILYRLMRVDPKAEQDWKRYAVSLLVFSLVGVLFTYAILRLQRSLPMNPQRLGPVSEHLAFNTAVSFTTNTNWQSYGGESTMSYLSQMVALAFHNFVSAASGIAVAAALVRGIARHTTKTVGNFLVDLVRTTLYLLLPLCLLYAVFLVSQGMIQNFKPYETAKLVEPMTVDALKTDAQGQPVKDEKGNPVTEKQVVESQTIVQGPMASQVAIKMLGTNGGGYTNANAAHPYENPTPLSNFLQIFSIFLIPSGLTYYLGRMVKNQKHGWSVWSAMAVLFLAGVLLCWWAEGAGNPRLHALGVDSAYGNMEGKEVRFGIFSSALFATVTTDASCGAVNAMHDSLTPLGGMVPLINMHLGEVVFGGVGAGLYGMLVFVILTVFLAGLMVGRTPEYLGKKIESYDVKVSALAVLILIFDIMAFTAWAVVSQWGLAGLNNAGPHGFSEILYAFSSGTGNNGSAFAGLTANTYWYNTTLALAMMIGRFFFIVPVLALAGNLAKKKIVPESGGSFPVSGVTFVLLLVGTVLIVGVLSFFPALSVGPIVEHFLMVHSNVVF
- the kdpC gene encoding K(+)-transporting ATPase subunit C encodes the protein MKDLVAELRASIAATLLLAVLCCGIYPAVVWAVGQGLFSGKANGSLVKVDRKVVGSSLLAQGFTAPKYFHSRPSAAGQGYDAANSGGTNLGPTSKKLIEDVKRRVADYRAENGLPPDARVPADAVTSSASGLDPHISVRNAALQADRVAAARGLTKEDVLKKVRTHTEGRTLWIFGELRVNVLMLNLDLDGKM